Within the Epinephelus lanceolatus isolate andai-2023 chromosome 9, ASM4190304v1, whole genome shotgun sequence genome, the region AGGGTTAGCCTAGGTGAGGTATTAACGTCTGGAGCTCCTGACAAGTGGCTTGTATGCTATTCTTGTCCTGGCTGAAATTAGTTCCACTTTCAGTCACAGCCATCTTTTGCTGATTCATCATTAACTTCCCAAAGAGGCCTTATTTTTTCCCCAGTCATGTTTACCACACTATGGTACAATAAACTTGTTTACTCCATTTAAAGTTGCCCTTTTGGCCCAACTGGTTTATCTACACAAGAGAGGCTATAAAATGTGCAACACTGTTAAAACCAAGCTGTTGAAACAGCTGAACACACTCCACCGAAACTCCCAACATTACTGAGAAATGAGAACATGATGAGCTGTGGAAGTCAACACACAAAGATGCTTGGTAATGTCTCTCTGTACAGTTTTATTTACATGATACTATTCTGTCGTAATGCTGGATAGCAAGATTATATGTAATACATAAATATCAAcacagtttgttgttttttcattttttgtacaAATTTGCATATAACTAAGAATCAGAAAGGAAAAACTCAAAACGGATACATACAGTTgtcttttaaatgaaaaacacatccTTACAGggggaagggaaaaaaaaggagaggtgGGATTAACACAAGTCACAAACATCCGTGGGTTCCAATGTGTCAGGCAGCCATGAAAACACACTTTTGCACAGGAATGTGCACATGCACGCGCACAAATACACGCACGCACACTTCTCTACGGTGCTCTaaagcagacacacagaccaatAGCTGTTAGACAGTTGAGAAGTTACATCTAATCTTGGTATCTATTATTTTTCATAAATCTAGCTCTGGCATGCTCCTGTAGTTCTGTAAACATGTGCTGATAAACCGGGTAGCTCCACAGACAAAAGGGTTGGGaaacaacacacactcagacacactcagacacacacacacacacacacactgtgctcaCATGAACGTTCTGTTAgcgcattaaaaaaaaaacaaaaaaaaaatcatggttcacATACCCTAACTCCACAAATGCACTGAATACATGCGCTAACATCAGTACAATATCaatggaagagaaaaaaaagctaataaaacATAACAGATAATTGTCTCTCAGCAAACAAATGTCCGAAACCCTAAGTTGAGTGATGCCATAATTCACTAATGCAGATGAAGAGTAACTCATGCATTTATCCCAATCCATTCATGCCCCTACAATATTGTTGCTTAAATTCACCTGCCAGGCCTGCCAGGGAAGGGTGCCATCCTTCCTCTCAGGCCACACATCGGCACACACAGCCCTGCACCAGGCGTCTGTGATCACACTATGAGCTCAGACCAGTTGGGGAACCCCTTCACCCATCATGTCCATTGAAAATGTTTAGACTCAGTGAAACGTGGAGTAACTCGTTTGTCCCTGTCTAGCATGATACCTCCAGCTGTAATGGAAGCAGCCTCATCACAATCAAACCGATCAAAGTCAACACAGACATGCTGATCAGAGGGGTCACTGAGGCTGAATGTCAAGACGATCCATTCTTCTGCTGGGGTTGAAGCTgatgaaaataaagtaaaagggAAGACAACAAAGCTTAACATAGTAGCTGTGAGGTAGGTAAAGCtaggaaagacagagacaaagtaACAAAGCCCCTTGTGCATGGTGGGGGACAGTTGTACGGTTCTCCAAACGTTGACCGACTCCAGTACCAACGGAGCGCAGAACAAGACGTTCAAAAACTTAAGGGACACAACTTGTGTGGACTGTTACTGTGTAGTCTGAATGCTTTGAAAGACCTGCCAGTGTCTGACACATGACAGGGTTTCAGGGAAATGGCTGTCTACGGTTTGGCACAAAATGGCGCCTGGTTTGGGTGAGAGGAGCACAGCATATCCTGGACAGTTAGCCTGGGCTGCTCTTAATAAGACAATACATATTCATAGAAAAAAAAGGACTGAACAGCGACAAagtcacaccacagaaaataggataaaacaaactaatgaattaatcaaaaaaaggagagaagtgATCATTCATGCATCAGACAGgatcttctctttttttcttcttttttccccccccgTCATTTTCTTGAGGTTGTAATTTCGTAAATCAAGTCCTTTCGATCCTCACTTAGCCACTCATGCCAGTGCTCATTTCAAAAGGTTCGCACTCATTCTCCAGTCTTTGTCAAAGATGTTTGTCATCgttgccgctgctgctgctgttgttttgtaAAATCTATATTCTCTGGATCTTGTCAGCCACCACCACGGGGTTCTCTTTACGGATCTTGGCAGCAGCCTCGGCCTTATAATCATAGGGACAATTGTGCTTGTCTGAGTACCGGTGGATGCCACAGAACAGGTTGCCACAGCGACAATCGAACCCTGGAAGtacaaaggtcagaggtcaaagctAGAACAGGAGAGCTGAATGACTACACTTAGGAAGTGGTATGGCAAAATAACCTTTGTCTTTCAATCTATGACAGTAAAACAATAATCGTAACCTGAAtcactgacagaaacagtatGTGTTGTATTAGGTGTCCGTTATGTCCCCCCCTGCTCACCTGTAAGGCCCACCCTTTTGCGGCACATGAAGCACCTATTTTTCTTGGGTTTGGGGGTGTCCCCCTTGCCTTCTTCACTGCTGGAAGAAGCTACAGGAGAAGGGCTAGAAGCAGCAGGCTGATTTACAACTACAACAAGACAACAGGGAAAAATACTCATTAGTCATGCAACATTTCATTTGCCATTATCTGAAATCTTTAATTTGCCAGAGCAACAGATTTAAAAGTTCATGGTTCTATAATACAATGCAAACAGACTGGCAACTGAAATTGTGTACTTCTGTCCAAAACGTCAGTAATTATTATGTTCCTTATCTCAAAATTGCCCCCACTTGTTCTTGGCAGAAAACAGTGCACTACTCAGAAAAAGCCTCTGGCAGGCAGCATCTAATCTGAGAATGCCCTCTGGTGTGGAGGTATTTTTAAACGGGTTTATTTTTAGGCCTCCTCTCTTTCTTGGAGGCTGTAAGTAAAACCAACAGTTGGGTTTAAGGTATGCAGCGAAGCATCAAAAATAAATGGTGGCTACAGTGGGTCCTTCAAGGCGATGTTTGCCTTAAGAAGTCTGTGTGCAAGCagccacctgtgtgtgtctgttctttgcctgtgtgtgtcaaATGTCCTCTTGTTTATGTCTGCTGGACTCTCTGTTACTACAAGTGTGTTTATCTGTGTCTGTGGGTCTTACCAGGCTCTAAGGGTTCTGGCTTGTCCTCCCTCGAGATGCTCATCTCTGTCATTTGTTGAGTCACAGGAAGAGATCCTTGAACAGTTctgaaagttttaaaaaaaaacagacagacaggcgtCAGCAGGAGAAAGGGAACCAGTCAGTTCTCACATTCACCAATTACTTACTACCTCAAAAAGTGAAACCCAGCTGATACTGACCTAGACATGTCTGGTGAAGAGGCAGGGGAGGCATCAACCTTGGCTAGACTGGCTTCTAGTCTCTGGATAGCTGAGGCCTCTGAGGTAGGACTACCAGCTGAGCCTGGATGGGAACACAGTGAACATAATGAGACAAAactcaaaacagaaaacaatgagAAATCAAAACAAAGTACAAAATATACACAACCATAGCTTAATTCAGAGCAAAATACTTTGTATACCTTGAAAATAATGTGCGCACTACACTGTATTGATGCTGAAATTATAATAACAAACTCATGTTATCTACCCCCagattaataatttaaaatccCTTCAGCTGATTTGGAAACATACAAGTATCTGGCTATTTCCTTTCTCAAAGCTGTATTAAAAAATAACCTTCTACTCTTGATAATGTCTTTGACTCATTTGGAAAAAAGGGTCCCAACAGGTTTCCAGTGTTGCACTGTGAGCAACACAAATGTTTGACCTTAAACATGTCTAAAGGAGTGAACACCCACCTAACCTTGAACATTGTAATGAAGAAAACAGCTGTCTTTCATtacacaaagtggaaaaacaaaaggGGAGGGCCGGGGGAGGAGAGCTGGGAAAAAACACTGACCTGGAACTGGCTGTATTTTAAAACAATGTCTACACTTCCTCGAGTCTCTCCTTATCTCTAGTTGTAAATATATAAGTGAAGGCACATTTATTCGTTTATAACTGGGCTTCTGAACTGGGTTAAATTATTTTCTACTTTTCCCTTACAAACAGGCAGAATTCTCTATTTCCGTTTTTGTTATCCTTGTGAATCAACTTACCCATAGGGCTGAGGGGGCTCATGCGGTCACTGCTTTGCTGCCGTGTCAGGTGATCCTTATAGCACACGGAGCACATACCGTTGGTTCTTGGGTTGCCATAGAAACCGCAGCCCGTGGCACAAAGCATGGGCACCGGGCTCTGGTTCGTCTCTTGGGCCATTGCTAAAAGAGTGAGAGAAACAAGGTGAGAATtagacaggcacacagagaaAAGAGTGTTTTTCTGCCTGAACACCCCACTGTGAAATACAGCTAAAATGTTTTCCATCACAGCACACATTCCCCTGTAAAGACGCTACTGTCCTGCCAATCTGGTTCCAACGAAACTTGTCGCTGAGTCAACAGGGCTCACAGCTAACAGGAGTCATATTATGAAAATTCGAGAACAACATGCCAGTCTCTTTTGACTCGCCCTTTAGCCTGAATACAGTAATGAACGCTTCTCCACAGGAAGTCCAGAGAACAAACAACACTCACTGTGTTCTGCTCAGCACCTTGGCAGAAGCTGGACTCTGTTCTGTCCCACAGCTTTGTTCACTGTTGTGTCCCCCTTTTCTCCCAAAATCCCCTCCCCCACAAACCCCTTTTCACAGTTCTGAGAACAGTTAGTACGCCATCTCTCATTTTTATATCTGAATACTGATTCAGGAAAAACTCTTATCAATTATCCCCCCTCTCAATAGCTAAATCATAGCTACCCACTTAGTGTTACTTAGGTTATTATTAATAACTGAAGCcaattttgttttatgtgtcaTAATTGTATGTCATGGTAATTATATGATCAACAGTGACTCTTCGTCATAACTAACGCTGCCTCACTTGGCTTTTCACTTCCTCCAGACAGACATACAATGAAGCCTTGACTCATGAGCCGTATCTCGGCCACAAAAAGAACAATATAATAGTTAAAATAACATACTGTCCTTACCAAAAGGCACAAGATAGCGAATGACTAGGAACAAAATAGGTCGACAGTTTCGGAAAGTATTCCCCTCCCTCCCCACGAATCTTGCCACACAAGGCATTTCAAAACTTCCCGAGTCATTTCTCCCCACACATACGCCCATAAACAAGCGTGTATGTGCGTAACTTGGCAAAACGTGTAGCTCTATGACGTTGTCGCCCTGCTCTGCTGCAATGCAATACAGCAGGAAGTTGTGTAATGGGAGGCGCAGTCTTTGAGGCAACGGATCAAAAACACCTTGATgaatgaacagacagacagacaggaaggccTGGATTAGCCGGGTAAGAGGCATCCTGTCTGGCAGTCCTGCCCTGACTCTTTTACAAATCGTCTCATCGACAGaaaagacaacaacacagcCAACAACTGCGAGCATACACGACAACAGTGCCGTATTTCCTCTGTAAACAACCTTTGGCCCTGTTGTGCTGTAACATGGCAGCTGCTTGCTTGCGTTGGTGTGAAGCTGGTCTGTATTCTGGTCACGGACACAAACAGGGCAAGCAAGCTTAATGTTCCAGGAGAGGTGGGCAGTTGTTTCAAAATGTCCTGTCAGTCCCCTCGAGGTGTCCTGGCCTCACAAACAGACTAACAAGTGCTATTAAATCTTGAGCTACCCCCCAACCGCTCCCTCCGCCTCGCTTTATCTACCCCTGCATGCTATCACCGCCTTGTCAACAAAGGGTTTCCTTGGAAAAGCCCACAAAGACCTTCTCTCTTTTGTGTCACGTGTtcagctgctgactgctgaaaAATACCAGACAGGAATGAGCTAGAGGTCGGTAACCACCATGTAGCTCGAAAGGATTTTTTCTTTACATGTGATCATCAGTATCCTTCTTTAAACCCATACCAGTTCGTTGTGTTGGCATCTACATTTGGACTGAAGGATCTGACCTACACATGAATACCCCATCTTGCTGGATTAGGTCTTACAGTGAAAACAGTTCCTCAAATGGAAGACATCAATTTAAACTGAAACTACATCAAACAtgacaagaaaaacaacacaaaagatACAACAAAGAACATGACAAGGTGAATATCTGTTAACAGATTAACCATGACACAAAGGAACAATGGACCGTGTGGCTCAGCTGTCACATTTGGGCCCAGCTGTCAGACAAACAACAGGCATGTTACCCTAACCTTTACCAAGACCTCTCACCAAACAGGGATGAGGTAGGAGGAAAAATCACCTTGGTTACCCATGTTTAAATCCACCTAGCTTTCAACCTGACATGAACCGATGCACACTTTGAGGAGTTTTAAATGTCTGGTGATCAAATGTGGTCTTCCACCTAGATTAAAAGATCAATATCTGCTCATGAGCCAAATAAATTATACCCATGTCTTGCTTCTTCAAACTGTCAATAAGCTTCAATAAGCATGCACCACAATGTGTTGAGTATTGTAAAATACTGCACATCCTACAGGGCAAGTCAGGGGGTTTCCAGCACAGGGTAGATTACAAGCCACAATCATTCACCACCAACTTCCTTTCACAAAAATCCAACCCCTCACagcaataaaatgtgaaaacaggCTCGACTAGAAATAGTGCTGTTTGGTCTCTAAGCGATCGACATATGAACCCAGTTTAAACAACATAGCTGTGAAAATCTCCAGCAAACAAAAGGGGAAGACAGTGCTCCTGTATCAGACACAGGCTCAACGTTAGCTCATATTTCAGGCCCTGCTGGGCTGAAAACTACTGAGTCACACTGAAGGACAGTACAGAAAAAAATCCTCTGTTGTTTTGTTCCACGCAGTAATTTATTCTCTTTAAAAGGACACAATaatcaaatgatgatcagtgaCCGACAGGAAGGCAACAGCACTGATGTTTTCTGAAATAACCCACAGTCTAGACAGTGTGGTCCCTGCTCCctttgtttcttctttcttcctttgTCTGCAAtctctctgcttcctgtttagaCATCGTTTTGTAGCTCCCTTTCTCGCAGCATTTCTACTTAAAGCCATTTTCTACGTGTTTTAAACGAAGCGATACGAACAACCTCGATTTTATAATCACACTTAAGTACTTGGAAACGACTTGGTGGTGCCTCAGAGCTCTTAACGCGGAACAAACCTCATTTTCTCCAAAGCTGAAACTACAGCAAACACGAGGCAAAGATGTGCTGGCAGTTCATTTAATATTTAACCAAGTGCTGTGTAGTTATTTCAGAGCAACTCTCTCGCTCTACTTGCCCATTCGGCTTATGAATTTTCTATTTCTAGACAGGAATTAACTGGCTTTGGTTCCCCATCCCCCAGCTCAGGGCAAATagaaaaacagagacagcaagCAGCACTAGCTAGCTCCCTCCCTTGTTTTCTCCCGAAACCAGACGGAGTCACGTTTGAGGGCTTGTGATATTTCCagccaggaggaggaggagatggtggtggtgttggtggtgaCAACTTCAACGagtcaaagacaaaaaaagcttgtttaccACACAATACCATCACGCATACACCCCCTGACCTTTCAATCCACCGTTAAAGGTCGCCGTGACCGACCATCGGCTCAGATAAACCCCTCTTTTCCTTGTTTACCTCGACAAACTGAGCTCACTTGAAAATTCATCCttgttaagaaagaaaaaataataatccaaGATCATCACCTGCTAAAAATCGATGAAGTTTCTCGCGAGACGACAGGAAAAGTGGCCGTTTGTCCTGGCAGGAGAAAAGGGGGTCGAGGGTCTGAGGTCCCGGTAACGTCCTTTACTGTCTGAGGCTGCGTTTCTGTGGCGTTGTCCTTCGTGTCAGGCAGGTTTAGGTGGGTTTAAGTCTCCCTTCCTCGCCCTCctacctctctctctttctctctccgtctcccGTTCCTTCTGGATGGATGTTTGTTTCCTTCTTTAGTAAGAGGAGTGGCGGATGATGTCACGGGTAAAACAACGTGTCCTCATTGGCTGCCCGCGGAGCCCCCGAGCGCTATGTACAGTGCTGCGAGACGGTAGGGAGGCGGGGGGTGGTCGCGTGTGCGCATGCGTGTCAGTGTAGCGTTATTACACATCTATTCGTCATCCTCCTACAAGGCCACGAATCTTTTTATTGAGTAATCCACCTAAATGAATGCATACATGAATAATAGTGCTGACATGACTgtattgagaaaataattgtaTGATTAAGAGGGTAATCTCCTGGGAATGCCTCTTTGTATAAAACTTTATATCGGTAAGAGCCACTATTGTTGAAACAGCCTCACCCCTCCTCATGTCTGAGGAACAAAACAACGGTGGATTTATAACTAGAAAGATATACAAGCCTGTTTGTTATGGGAGAGCTCTCTtggctgcccccccccccacacacacacacacacagacttgttttgttgacattgaaagagtgtaaacatgttttccaagaGGTAACAACAGACCAGAGCCAAGCAGCAGGGGTGGGTGATAGGCTACCACATAAAAAGTTTCAAACTGATACTGTTGCTGAAGTGCAGATTTTCTGCCAGAAAATGACTTTGGTAGAAATTAAATTCACCTATCAGAAtattacttaaataaaagtctGTGCTTAAGTATCAAAAGTCATTTATGATATTGAATGTAAGCctactgaaagtaaaagtagGCCATAAGTAAATAGCATTAATAAAGAAAGCAAGTGGTCAAAATTTTGAGaaattttaactttatttcttTGTGACATGTACACCACTTTAAAAATGGACCCTACATTACACGTAAAACAAGTTACTTTCCACAacttaaaggatttaaagaGCAAAATccattttttctgtctgtcccttCGTCCCTCCTCTCATCTTCCTTTCGTCCCTATTTTGTAGGAAGTAACAAAGATGCTTAggaaaaatgtaattaagtaaaagtatgtattttatttactgagtgtagtgaagtaaaagtgAAGGTTGCCTGAAAATAAAATCGTAAGTACAGATCCTAccaaaaatacttaagtactgtAACAAAGTATAATTACTTGGTTACATTACATCAATGCTGATACCAAGTAATATCAGGGTAAGAGTTACAGATACTGATGCCAGTACCACTATTTTATGATTAAATGTAGCTGATGTTCTGTGATGATTTACAAGGTTAATGTATCATCAGGCTACATCTGAATAGATTTTCTTtactattcattcattcatttgacaGACTTTAAGggaaagtttagattttttcaagTGGGGTCATATGAGGTACTTACCCATAGACAGTACAGTAGGCAACATATAGTAGATTTCTGCGACACACTGccagtttgaagaagcaggctggagtctgacatgggaGTTAACCAATCTACtgctgatactgattttttttaagtggtactttttttaggtgggtaaaatgcattttgttgctgacccccatTCCCATTCAGGCCTACACTGCTTACCTTCAGTGTCGAACTGTCAAAACTGGGCGTGGGCCGACAGACATCAACTGTATAAAATAAACTatgactatggataagtgccccatacaactccacttcaagaaatctgaactatcccttgagggcatttctttttatttctgtaaatttatgttaaaacacatttatacatatttaatcAGGTAATCTCAAACATGTTTATGGTGTGAATTGTGATGTAAGCTACCAAAAGACGGatcaaatgtttttatatcaATCCTATTGGTACTAATAAAAGACAATTTAATTAGGCTgctatttatttacaaaatgcaTTATTCAGCCCCTAGATCCTAATCTTCTGATCTTAACTACATGCCGAACCCAGAACCCTACACTAAGCTGAACCCAACACATGATTCTAACCCTGAGCCCCAAAATAAAATCGTAACTATCAAACAGCTATTTAAAGATCCAGCCAAAGAACAGGCTGAAATGTCTTCACTTTGAAACGTCTTCAATCTGAGGGTTTATATTTGTCATCATAAAGATAGATTTAcaagaagcacacacacacacacacacacacacacacacacacacttatgttGAAAGTGTAAACATGTCTTGTGGGAGGCTACAACAGATAAGAGCAGAGCAGCACCAAAAGATCAAGACAGCTTCAGGATGTACTGTTAGAAAGTTGTTGTGAAATTCAATTTGGTTCTAGTTTCAGTTGGTAAACAGCCACCCCTCAGGACTTTTATGTCATGTCCCCAGTATTGTTTCAGGGAATTGAGGGGGTTTAAACATTCTGAGAAGGTGTTTACAGATACACTTTTACAGTTACAACCAAATGATAtgcaaaaacacagtgatttcACAATTCTCCAACAGAATTATGATCTGGTATTGTGGGGTAGGCTTTGATATAGCCTACAGTATTAACACAATTATGAAGGGAGAATTAAGCACAATATAGATTTTAGCAGgtaatttaaaatacaaattttgggaaatgaaaatgttactGTTTTCTGTGGCTATGTCACGTGAGGGGAAGATTAAACTGTGGGACTTTGGATACTTGGCCTCAGTATTTCTAAAATCCTAGCTACAGCTCTGGTCTGTTTGAAAGCCACATCTTGATATGATAATATAGGGCATAGCGCGGTCAGCTGGGATGGACGGGCAATTGAGACAATGCCTGTTTAGCAAGTTAGAGACTATGTCTATGCCACTCACCATGCTCAAACTTTACCACACCCTCCTCATTTTTTAACCTCAAAGTGGAAACCCTTTGACTGTTccttacattttattaacagTTTTGAAATCTACTGTGTGTAGCCTATGTAAAGTTTTGGCTCATTTGTTATTTTTCGCCTATCAGTTTGTGCCAGTGTTAGCTGTCTGAATGGTGGTAGCTAGCACTGGAGTCCAAAGGTGTCTGCTTTCCCTGAGATGGTTAGGAAAGTTAGCCAGAGACAGTATTGTTTAGAGCTCCTACCTTGATATGACTgaagaaaaagtaaacaaaaacagtaCAATTGCTTGAGTAAATGTTTACTGCATTAGTGTCACATAGACCTGCATTTTAACCCCTGAGCATATTTTTCTCACTcttttgccatttttttaacttttaggTTGTTGTTATTGTCTTTTTTCCTGCAAAACTAAACAAACTTAATATCCTTCATAAACCTATGGGCCACATGTAGCCTATAGAGTTCTCCATTTTTCTGCAGACCGACACAGAAGTTACTTTCGCCCCGGTTCACATCCTGTCATCTACTGGTCATGTTTTTGTGAAACACCACATTCTTTCCAATCACTTGCAGTTGGTCATGTGTGCTGTGCGGTTTACCCTGTAGGTCTGACAAGTCCCAGCGTATCCCCCCACCTTGTCAGCATAACGTCACACACATCCCCAGGCGCTACAGGGCACGCTGAGCAgctgggtgtttgtgtgtgagagttaaAGGGAACATGTTGTCATCTATCAGTGAGTGGATTCGTGGAAACTGAGAAGGCTAGTACAGTCTAGAAGCCCTTGGCTAGTGTAATGTGTTTGCTCCAGTTCAAACCAGACTGCATGTGGAAACTGGAAGAAGGTGTAGccaagtgaaagtaaaagtaggTGGTGCTGCTGATCTTCCCCAAACTTTTTTAAGGGAAATACACACACGTGTTTGTTACTTACACTGGTTTCGTCAAATGAACAGATGACATGTTGATGTCTTTATTTGTACAGCCTGAAACATGCATAATTACTTTTACCATTCTGGCCATGAATAAAGGGTTGACTGAAACTCATTTACCTAACATTAGGGTAAGATTGTGTCTTCCACACAAAATAAGTCAATAATcatgaatatatttttatagtgcATATGCCTATATGTCTAATCTAAATAATGTTTGACTGACTTGTCTTCTACTGGCCCTCTCATACTGTGCATTATTCATCAAATCATTCCAAGAcagcagcattaaaaaaatacaaacaacaaagatataCATGTAACAATATTAAAATAACTACATCACAAAGACAAATACCATCCGATTAATTTACCTTAGTACTAAtgagagcaaataaaacatttaaatgaacaaaGGTCTGACAAACTCTGAaatgttttgtctctctttccaCAAACAGTGAGAGAGTTAAGGAGATGATACAACTGATCACTGATCAACAGCAATACTTGCCTGACAAACAAGCTCTCATATCATCTCTAGTCAGATTGTTAATCTCTGATAAGTAAAAGCCAGCTGGTGATTATCTGAGTCACGAAAACTGCAGGATGGCCAGTGGTTAACTGACActgacacattcacacttatAATTTACAGTAATCAATTCAATATCACATCATGTTAATGTTGTCGTCCACTTTTCTTTCTAGGCTTTTCACACTGGCTTGACAACAGGGAGTTCATTTGCATATAATTTACAAGCAAAGGTATCGGGCGGGACCTCTACATTCAGGAGCCCTATTTGCTGATAAAAGTGACATCAGATACTGTGATCAAACTATAGCAGAGGAGTGAAATATTGACAAGTTCTCAACGGCAGCTGTGGCTtggatttaaaggaacagtgtataTGATTAAGAGGGATtgagcggtgaggattgcattCTGCTACcacctgaaacttctcctggttaggattctttcagtgttcattgctcaggaggttttaaccgggagccaaattatgtgcggAGGTGtcttgctctccaaaacaaagggACCCATtggtttaaaccagtaaaaacactgaataaagca harbors:
- the zfand5a gene encoding AN1-type zinc finger protein 5a, with protein sequence MAQETNQSPVPMLCATGCGFYGNPRTNGMCSVCYKDHLTRQQSSDRMSPLSPMGSAGSPTSEASAIQRLEASLAKVDASPASSPDMSRTVQGSLPVTQQMTEMSISREDKPEPLEPVVNQPAASSPSPVASSSSEEGKGDTPKPKKNRCFMCRKRVGLTGFDCRCGNLFCGIHRYSDKHNCPYDYKAEAAAKIRKENPVVVADKIQRI